Proteins encoded by one window of Anopheles maculipalpis chromosome 2RL, idAnoMacuDA_375_x, whole genome shotgun sequence:
- the LOC126556158 gene encoding uncharacterized protein LOC126556158 yields the protein MQQQEKRRELRLKRFWRTTTKPPTSSEESGGCESPTKLGRKAFQQPSGPGTTASSSSDSPPKHPTCSLPLLQVWPSQDSPRGEADGQSFVFPIVTDDQQQSTNGRRNSLFVDQLQAGDSGIDSVQASPSPIAMPCHPLVVSNAISPSASPTAGSPTPSVDRATRRPSTSLLHPDHARIFALRAPTSPDQVSLASLPLFDNHRTSSTPPHPLHTSLEDSTEFNGATTSNHLCTASSSTTSSLTSVAVATLGHHPQRSSDPWLRPERDKDNPELDQRRASTMTARLSLFDALDLEYALLRAAARGSVGPYSLSESLHKLTFTQSLAFPALARGLATKRRNSTEQSSSRPLNPNESGLNTFAKVVTACVLVMVSFLVFLVVYKYVRT from the exons CAACAGGAAAAGCGACGCGAGCTGCGTTTAAAACGATTCTGGCGCACCACAACCAAACCGCCGACGTCCTCCGAGGAGTCCGGCGGCTGCGAAAGTCCTACAAAACTCGGACGAAAGGCATTCCAGCAGCCATCCGGCCCTGGTACaaccgccagcagcagcagcgatagTCCGCCGAAGCATCCAACCTGCTCGCTACCGCTACTTCAGGTTTGGCCCAGCCAGGACTCACCCCGTGGCGAAGCAGACGGGCAGAGTTTTGTCTTTCCCATCGTAACAGACGATCAG CAACAAAGCACCAATGGACGACGGAACTCATTGTTCGTGGATCAGCTGCAGGCGGGTGACTCTGGTATCGACTCGGTGCAGGCGTCACCCTCACCGATCGCTATGCCCTGCCATCCGCTCGTCGTATCCAATGCCATCTCACCAAGTGCATCACCTACGGCCGGCTCACCGACACCCTCAGTAGACCGAGCGACGAGACGTCCCTCGACTTCGTTGCTACATCCGGACCATGCGAGAATCTTCGCACTTAGAGCACCCACCTCCCCCGACCAAGTGAGCCTGGCCAGCCTACCGCTGTTCGACAATCATAGGACATCTTCCACACCACCCCATCCATTGCACACATCGCTCGAGGACAGTACAGAGTTTAATGGGGCCACTACCAGCAATCATCTCTGCACCGCGAGCTCCAGCACGACCTCCTCCTTGACATCGGTAGCCGTTGCAACGCTTGGACATCACCCTCAGAG ATCCTCCGATCCTTGGCTACGACCGGAACGCGACAAAGACAACCCGGAATTAGACCAACGCCGTGCCTCAACGATGACGGCTCGACTGTCCCTGTTCGATGCGCTTGATCTGGAGTACGCTCTGCTGCGGGCTGCCGCGCGTGGCTCGGTCGGCCCATACTCCCTCAGCGAGTCGCTGCACAAGCTAACCTTCACGCAGTCGCTCGCATTCCCTGCGCTGGCCCGTGGTCTCGCCACCAAGCGACGCAACTCGACCGAGCAGAGTTCCTCCCGACCGCTGAACCCGAACGAATCCGGGCTGAACACCTTCGCGAAGGTTGTGACCGCGTGCGTGCTGGTGATGGTGAGCTTTCTCGTGTTTCTGGTAGTGTACAAGTACGTGCGGACGTGA